GGAAGAGTCGCAAGAGAGCATGAAGTGTACTATCTTCCTCACTGTATGCGTACAATACTTCAATGGGTGTACTCACATGCTCACTGAAAATGTGATCTAGGGACTTGGATGCAGAGAAATTGCTGATCAAAGACTTTCCCTTGTAGCTTTGGAGAAACTGAGAAATCAAGTCGTTGCTGTCATTTTGAATTATGACCAGTTTGTTTTCTCTGGGCTCTGAGACATCCGATGGAGAGGGGAGGATGCAAGAAGCTGGCTTACATCCCATGTACACACTTTGAAGTAAGTTGTGCTGCGGTGAAGTTGACTGAATATCTGTGAGTCCAACAGTTTCCATGATTTTCACCCATTGACTCTGAGGGAGCAAGCAGCACTCATTTTCTGTAGACAAGGAGAAGAACTCGGTCAGGAAGTTGAGGTCTGTGTCTTCCATGATGAACATCAACCCATCAGGACTCAGGAAACGTGACATGTTTGCAACACTTTGTTGAGTGTTGTCTGTGGAATGCAATGCATTGATGCAAACGACTATATCAAAGCTGCCAGGTATGTAATCTTGCTCTAGGGGACTTCTCTTGATATCAAGCTGCTTGAACTCAACAAAGTCAAACTCGGCAAGGTTGTCTTGGGCTTCCTGGAGAAACTTCTTATTCTCAGCTGCAAAGACGTATTCTAAATTTACTGCAAGGCCAGCTTCTTTGAGAGGTTCCACCACTGTACGGGTAAGTTTTCCTGTGTGACCCCCTACTTCGAGTACTCGCACAACTTTCTTGGTTTTGACAGCTTCAGAGATGGACTTGATAAGAGCTTGTGAAGTAGGTTTGTTTATTAGCCTGGTGCTCATTGAGTCAAAGAAGTAACGATCTATCCCCTGATCAGGATGCAAGATTGACAACCCAACTTCAGGATTGCTTAGAGTTTCTGGCAAAGCTTCCCCAAATAATTTCAGTAAGTTAACCTCAACTTCCAACTCAGGTACTCTGTTGAGGATGTTTCTCATGACCTCTGGTATACTGCTGTAAGGTACAGACTTCACTTTGGTGGCAGAGGAGATGGTTTGGATACGTGTCTTATACTTGGATGTACTTGAAGTGTCTTTTGCGAGTGCATTTCGAATGTAAGACACACAAACTCCTTCGAGGTCAGGGAGGACTCCTTCTGCTTTTTTGACAGCAGCCAACTCATCACTGTTTGCTTCGCTCATGTTCTTCTCAAGAAAACCCTCACAAAGATGAGATGTTGAGAGTTTAGTTGCAGACTCTGGTTGCCAGTGGGTGGTGTAAACGCATGATTCAATTGGAACATTCGACTGGTTGCCACTGAAGTTTTGAGCCAGGAAACCTTTGATGTCAGCAAGCACTCGTCCGTCAAGAGTTACCATGGTTATGTCAGCTGCAATGTTAGAACTGTCATAGTCGATGATTTTGGTGTAGGCCAGTATCTGTTTACCTGGAGGGATGGAGTCTGATGTCATATACATGGAGTCAATACGAATGGGAAGGTACATTGCATTGAATGAACCTACTGCAGAGAGAACCAGCTGGAAGGTGGCATCGAAGTGGGTCACCTGGATTCGTTGCTTGTTGTCCTGAACTGGGTTCAAGATCGCGTACGCTTCACCATCACCAAGGAACATCTTCTCCACTGTCTGAAATGCAGGTCCATATTTGAGACCAACAGCCTCAAGCCTCGAGTAGAACAACTCACCGCTCACCTCATTGGTACATCTAGCCTGGATTCCTTTCAGATCAAAGGAAGCTTCTTTGGTCTTGCTTGATGATGGCTCGAGTTGAGCATCACAGTGCTGGTTTCCATCACATGTCACCTGCATTGCGGAGCCATCTTTAATCAGCCCCAGCTTCAGAGTACACTTCTTTGGATCTGTGTCTTCAGGCCACGGGAGAACCCTGGTGAAGTTGATGTTCTTCAGAGCCGGTTTTTCTGTTTCTGAGAAGCCCATTTGAATCATGAACTCCACGTAACCAGCCCCTGGAAAGACGATTCGGTTTCCAACTACATGGTCAGCAAGGAAGGGAAACATCTCCAAAGTGAATTTACCAGCCTGTCCTTTGATGGTACGATCATCAAGACCAAGTCTACGCTTTTGTCTGTCGTCTGTTTCCAACCAGAAGGATTGATGCTGCCACGGATATGTTGGGACAGCAGACCACTGGGCTGTGTTCTGTGTTATTTTACCCCAGTCCAGAGACACTCCACTTGCGTAAAGAGTACTCATCGCTCGTTGCATGGATTGCAAGTCGTCCTTATCTCTTAAGCTTGAGTTAACTATCACAGGAGGATTCTTGGGGTCCAGTAGATGAGAAATCTGCTTGATAGGGGTGAGAAGGGTGTTTGAGGCTGCAATCTCAAGGAAAATATCAGCTTTTGTTTCCTGAAGTATATTCTCGATTGCTGGCTGGAAGAGTACAGCACTGCGAATGTTACGCCACCAGTACTCTGTTTGGAAGCTACCAGAATAGAATTCTCCCGTCACTGTGGAGTAGAAGGGAACCTCTCTCTTGTGAGTATCTCCATTGACAACACCCTTCATAGCTTTCTCAAATGGAACTTTGATTGGATCCATCTCAGGAGTATGGAAGGCACAAGTGACACGGAGCTGCTTTGCCTTTCCAGGATTGTTCTCAACAACAGCTGCTATGGAATCGTTGTTTCCTGCCAGGGTCATTGATCCAGGTGCATTTACTGCTGCTATGTAGAGGTGCTCATGATCCTCACAGATCTTTGCTGCCTGTTCTTTGGTTGCTCTCAGTGCCGCCATTCGACCAGTACCTGTCTGCTTTGCCTGTTCATGGCTGCGATGGAAAATCACAGATATGGCTTCATGTAAGGTCAAACCTCCACAAGCGTAAGCTGCTGCTATTTCTCCGACACTGTGCCCAACTACGATATCAGGGTGTACACCCCAATCTTTCCATAGATGGAGAAGGGCGACCTGGATGAATGTGATTGCTGGTTGAACCACCTGCACTTGATTAAGAGCATCTTCAACTGATGAGTAGGGGGACTTGGGACTGATAGCATTGCCATTGAATAGGCCACAAGTTTCAAGCAATGACCAGCCAGATATCTTCTTAAAGATCACGTCACAGCTATCAATGGCTTCTTTAAAGACCTTCTCAGCTGTGTACATTTTGCGACCCATGTCTATCCACTGCTGCCCTTGTCCAGGAAAGACAAAGCAGATTTTGGGCTTGTCTTGGGGAGCTGTTCCAGTCACGACTGTCTCAGATGTAGTGCCCTGAATGAAACTCTCAAGACCCTGTTTGCAGGAAGAACTGGAGTTAGCAGTGACAGCTAGACGGTATGGATGATGATCTCGCCTTGTTGCCTGCCATGACGTGACACTCAGTGCATCTTGGTCGCATTCAAACTCCACCCACTTCTTAGCTAGATCTACGAGGGCATCTTTTGATTTTGCAGAAAGAGGCAGAATGATGGGATATCCCGTCATGTCCTTATCCCCGAATTTCCAACCAGCTGTTGCAATCGGAGGAGTCCTCTTCGTCTTTGGAGCCTCCTGAAAAATCATGTGAGCAACTGCGCCTGAAAATCCGAAACTGTTTAGGCCAATAGTGAACAAGGCATCGTCGGACTTCTCCTTCAGTGGTTGCATCGTTGTCTGCACTTTAAGGTTGAGTCCTTGGAGGTCTATGTTTGGGTTGGGCCTGCTATGGTTGACAGTCGGCACCAGTGTATTTTTGTCCAACATGAGAGCCACTTTGATTGAAGAAGTGATCCCAGCTGCACACTCATTGTGGCCAAAGTTGCTCTTCACAGATCCGATTTTGATTGGGGTAGTACTCTGGTTGCCAAAGATGCTTCCAATAGCCTCGGCTTCAATCGGGTCACCAACAGGAGTGCCTGTTCCATGTGCCTCGACGTACTGAACAGATGAGAGGGGAATACCAAACCGTTCATACGCACTCTTCATCACCATCTCTTGTGCTGGTCCTGATGGCATAGTAAGACTCTTGCAGAAGCCATTTGCTGCAATGGAGCTGCCTCGGATGGTGGCATAGATGTGATCATTAGCAGCTACTGCTTCTTCAAGAGGTTTCAGAATGAACGCACCCCAACCCTCGCTCCTGACGTAACCATTTGCCTGATCGGAAAACGGACAACACTTTCCCTCAGGAGATAGGACTCCAAGAGCGCTGAAGCCAACTGTAGTTTCTGGAATGAGTAAAGCATTACATCCACCAGCAACAGCATGGGTACACTCGCCATCCCAGATGGCGTTGCAAGCCAGGTGCATTGCTGTCATCGATGAAGCACATGCGGTCTCCACTGCAAACGAGGGTCCTCGAAGATCAAAGACGTATGAGATCCTGTTTGCAACTGACGAGTGGGCTGTCCCAGTATGCATGTAAGGACCGATGAGAGAGGTTTCTGTGAGCATCACGGCATAGTCCATCATACCAACACCGATGTAGACACCACAGGATTCTCCTAGAGTGCTTGGAAGGATACCTGCATCCTGAAAGGCTTCGTATGTCACCTCTAAGATTTGGCGTTGCTGGGGGTCCATGGAGCAAGCCTCTCTCGGGGAGATCTTGAAGAAGGTATTGTCAAACTTGTCGATGTTGTGGACAAAACCTCCACGTCTTGTAACCATCTTACTGTGATTGGTCTGGTCGGGGTCATGGAATGATTCCAGGGACCATCGGTCGGCGGGTACTTCGCTCACCATGTCTTGCTGGTTGACCAGGACATCCCAGAAAGCTTTCGGTGAATCCACACCTCCAGGCATTCGACACCCTGTGATACGAGAAGAAGAATTTGATTAAAATTATGCCATCCAAACTAAATGGGATAAATTCAAGACAGGCAACTATTCTGATAGGCTGAGGAGAACGTGCAGTTTCAGAAAAAGCAGCCAATTGTTTCTGCAATTTCGcttcaaggtcaaattcagttttgttatGCACTAATTTTCAAATGAAAGGGTCCTTTTGAAAGTGCAAAAGATTTCTAACCTccattaaaatggtgtaaaattacaatttatttgttaCCCCTTCAGACACGACGTCATTGGATATCAGCAACAAATGGGTCTCTGTATtccaaataataattttttgcgAGTGTCATGTAAGTTCAAATTCAATGCCTCTTTGATATCATATCAtagaaattttgaaatgaactcaaaagtttccaatacaaaaatgttgacaaaataaatacCGGAAGGATATAAAACACAATGGCTTCAGACACCATTACGATTATATAATGAGGTTAGACACTTGTattccgccccccccccctcccacttTCATGTAAGGACTCTATCCATTTTAAAATGAGTGCATCAAAGAACCGAATTTGATCTTGTGGCCCCTCTACAATACAAATTACCATGTCAGTTCTGACAGCTCatcttaaagggacatgttgccttggatctgtcgagttggtccacGGGGAGTGTTTGAAACGGTTTGTTTTGAGATCGACGGTtacaaagatgtttttaaagtagaaaacaatgatccacacaaatacgccTGGAAgatgcatggttttcttttgactttgcgaactaacatggtcggccattttatggagtaaaaaACTTGAATCAAACAAATGGCATGCAGTGTTAGTTAGTTCACGACgaataaggaaaaccatgcattttataactcacggtttcaaacgcttttcatagaccaaccgaccgatccaaggcaacctggCCCTTTAATATGAACCCTAGTACcctatgaaattaagcccaggCCTGTATTTTACCTCATCAAAgtatattgtttttctttcttacaGAAACATGAAGCAGGAATAATaaccattctacctccatgcatctTCAAATGATGGGAGTAATTGCTTACAGCAAAATGGGGACAAAGAATGCTTGCTGTCAGCAAACAAAGACCTATCCTCCAATGGAGAGGTGAGTCACAAACATTtaacatctttaaaggcagtggacactattggtaattgtcaaagaccagtctttttacttgctgtatctcaacacatgcataaaataacaaacctgtgaaaatttgagcttgattggtcgtcggagttgcgagataactatgaaagaaaaaatcacccttgtcacacaaagttgtgtgctttcagatccttgattttgagacctcaaatactaaacttgaggtctcgaaatcaaatccgttgaaaattacttctttctcgaaaactactccacttcagagggagccgtttctcacaatgttttgtaccaccaacctctccccattacctgttaccaagtaaggttttatgctaataattattttgagtaattaccaatagtgtccactgcctttaaaggcactggactctattggtaattactcaaaagaatggTTAGCGTAACAACGTGCTTGGTAgtgaaacgagcaatggagagctgttggtagtataaaactttgtgagaaacggctccctctgtagtaacatagtttttaaaaaagaggtaATCTTGCGCtcattattaaaagacttcaggccttaaaccttttattaggcatctgagaaaacacacaaatttgtgcaacaagtgtgtttttttctttcattattctcttgtaattcgatgaccaattgagtaaaacagTTCCCGGGTTGGTTttttattatgttgggatacaccaagtgagaatactggtctttgacaattaccaaaggtgtccagtacctttataTTTATCGTATACTATCGTTTAtcgtaaccccccccccctttttttccacaggtccctcatacctatttttaaaatcatcatacctttgatcttgctattcttattaattgaccattgttagttgcatcatgatgcaacttgctctctaatcctaccctttcttgtctccctgcattgttgtcgaacaatacatttaccacttttatggtccagtaacccttcctttcattctaaacatcctttgtcctcgccacttcactcctattggttcatagcccccaatattgtttctgaaataggaactttgattggctgttattttcccgcttctttctggatcttttccttaatccctttccccctctctttttctataaatggatatgtatttgtttgtacttgtcttatgcctctgaagaaggtccggattgg
This region of Asterias rubens chromosome 18, eAstRub1.3, whole genome shotgun sequence genomic DNA includes:
- the LOC117302237 gene encoding 6-deoxyerythronolide-B synthase EryA2, modules 3 and 4-like — translated: MPSKVNMDQPTCTERCPIAIVGIGCRMPGGVDSPKAFWDVLVNQQDMVSEVPADRWSLESFHDPDQTNHSKMVTRRGGFVHNIDKFDNTFFKISPREACSMDPQQRQILEVTYEAFQDAGILPSTLGESCGVYIGVGMMDYAVMLTETSLIGPYMHTGTAHSSVANRISYVFDLRGPSFAVETACASSMTAMHLACNAIWDGECTHAVAGGCNALLIPETTVGFSALGVLSPEGKCCPFSDQANGYVRSEGWGAFILKPLEEAVAANDHIYATIRGSSIAANGFCKSLTMPSGPAQEMVMKSAYERFGIPLSSVQYVEAHGTGTPVGDPIEAEAIGSIFGNQSTTPIKIGSVKSNFGHNECAAGITSSIKVALMLDKNTLVPTVNHSRPNPNIDLQGLNLKVQTTMQPLKEKSDDALFTIGLNSFGFSGAVAHMIFQEAPKTKRTPPIATAGWKFGDKDMTGYPIILPLSAKSKDALVDLAKKWVEFECDQDALSVTSWQATRRDHHPYRLAVTANSSSSCKQGLESFIQGTTSETVVTGTAPQDKPKICFVFPGQGQQWIDMGRKMYTAEKVFKEAIDSCDVIFKKISGWSLLETCGLFNGNAISPKSPYSSVEDALNQVQVVQPAITFIQVALLHLWKDWGVHPDIVVGHSVGEIAAAYACGGLTLHEAISVIFHRSHEQAKQTGTGRMAALRATKEQAAKICEDHEHLYIAAVNAPGSMTLAGNNDSIAAVVENNPGKAKQLRVTCAFHTPEMDPIKVPFEKAMKGVVNGDTHKREVPFYSTVTGEFYSGSFQTEYWWRNIRSAVLFQPAIENILQETKADIFLEIAASNTLLTPIKQISHLLDPKNPPVIVNSSLRDKDDLQSMQRAMSTLYASGVSLDWGKITQNTAQWSAVPTYPWQHQSFWLETDDRQKRRLGLDDRTIKGQAGKFTLEMFPFLADHVVGNRIVFPGAGYVEFMIQMGFSETEKPALKNINFTRVLPWPEDTDPKKCTLKLGLIKDGSAMQVTCDGNQHCDAQLEPSSSKTKEASFDLKGIQARCTNEVSGELFYSRLEAVGLKYGPAFQTVEKMFLGDGEAYAILNPVQDNKQRIQVTHFDATFQLVLSAVGSFNAMYLPIRIDSMYMTSDSIPPGKQILAYTKIIDYDSSNIAADITMVTLDGRVLADIKGFLAQNFSGNQSNVPIESCVYTTHWQPESATKLSTSHLCEGFLEKNMSEANSDELAAVKKAEGVLPDLEGVCVSYIRNALAKDTSSTSKYKTRIQTISSATKVKSVPYSSIPEVMRNILNRVPELEVEVNLLKLFGEALPETLSNPEVGLSILHPDQGIDRYFFDSMSTRLINKPTSQALIKSISEAVKTKKVVRVLEVGGHTGKLTRTVVEPLKEAGLAVNLEYVFAAENKKFLQEAQDNLAEFDFVEFKQLDIKRSPLEQDYIPGSFDIVVCINALHSTDNTQQSVANMSRFLSPDGLMFIMEDTDLNFLTEFFSLSTENECCLLPQSQWVKIMETVGLTDIQSTSPQHNLLQSVYMGCKPASCILPSPSDVSEPRENKLVIIQNDSNDLISQFLQSYKGKSLISNFSASKSLDHIFSEHVSTPIEVLYAYSEEDSTLHALLRLFQAVESYPQAVKKVWVLTTGGNGDSKYPSGSLAVGLARASSNQIPSVPIISVDFDPRSSTGENVQELLKIVYDRDLGEQEIVIREGKRLVPRLIHQDVKLVSEVQSKNWRVEQDLQRNKGASIDDLAFHDVQDFEIPPGHVKIHVKAAPLNFKDVMMALGLLEGLESDAHPSFGLECAGEIVEVGSGVTGLKVNDKVMSFGKSCFASHVVCDSKLTVLMPENLTWLETSSVGVVFVTAYLSLVDRANLKKGETVLIHSACGGVGLAAIQIARMRGAKIICTAGTEEKRSFLRNLGLDLVSDSRSSQFYDDVMQWTDGKGVNVILNSLSGKLLQVGLSLLAPGGRFCEIGKRDILQGSSLPMSFFLENKVFHSCQLDILMRQFPEEVQSVMCKVVKLFEEKKLTPIPTSVYSIANLKDTFRIMSKGSHIGKIVFEIPDAFKPSEIKPSLCQFKPNATYIITGGYGGIGQALSRWLCLNGAKHIALVSRRGATTAAAKRTLSFLKKNQVNIYEFSLDISKKACVKMLLKNLQQDKTVPPVKGIFHLAGVIDEENLSQITQEQMDRILGAKALGAQHLHELTQQDNLDVFFMLSSISTTWGHQAQPCYCAANAYLDALAEKRHMEGLPGLSIQLAPVKGAGYLEDKGQTVKVLAMKGCYQLHVDEFLQVLGQLLSNRDLPVVTFANQDWGITQTTCHKSMLKFHHLATRSKATSSKGDAPHLEIEDLETTIKSKMAELLCMSEDAIDTSQPMVNYGVDSLVALEIANWATNQLGVEISQLDILGGMTTVFLIEKAAESN